In one window of Arachis ipaensis cultivar K30076 chromosome B06, Araip1.1, whole genome shotgun sequence DNA:
- the LOC107647402 gene encoding uncharacterized protein LOC107647402, with the protein MRAKVPRNSKLPDMDFYDGTSDPSHHLSNFRSRMYLADASDTTRCKAFPTTLTKAAIKWFDSLPPRSVTNFDDLARKFLTKFSIQKDKTNHTPSLVGVKQEVGETIRDYIERFNKACLEIQSLPTEAITMGLVNGIRERPFSQSISKRYLTSLNEIQQSAEKYINMEENFRFRKPLSRSNLPYYQARDKEREPKKKEEQNVEKPQKYHNYTPSESFPGRCLQRNMPHREASTSSSD; encoded by the coding sequence ATGAGGGCTAAAGTTCCTAGGAACTCCAAATTGCCTGACATGGATTTCTATGACGGAACGTCCGATCCAAGCCACCACCTCAGTaattttagaagcagaatgtattTGGCCGATGCCTCTGACACCACtcgttgcaaagccttcccgaccactTTAACCAAGGCTGCAATCAAATGGTTTGATAGCCTGCCTCCCAGGTCGGTCACTAACTTCGATGACTTGGCCAGAAAGTTTTTAACcaaattctccatccaaaaagacaaaacaAATCACACCCCGAGCCTGGTAGGAGTAAAGCAAGAGGTTGGGGAAACCATACGTGACTATATAGAGAGGTTCAACAAGGCTTGCTTGGAAATTCAAAGTTTACCAACCGAAGCTATAACTATGGGTCTGGTCAATGGCATTAGAGAAAGGCCATTTTCTCAGtcgatatccaagagatatctgACTTCTCTGAATGAAATCCAACAAAGtgcagaaaagtacatcaacatggaggaaaacttcCGATTTAGGAAACCTCTGTCACGATCTAACTTGCCCTACTATCAGGCTCGGGACAAAGAAAGGGAACCCAAGAAGAAAGAGGAGCAGAATGTAGAAAAACCTCAAAAGTATCACAACTACACCCCCTCTGAGAGTTTTCCTGGTCGATGTTTACAGAGAAATATGCCACATAGAGAAGCTTCCACCTCCTCGTCCGATTAA